Below is a window of Dietzia timorensis DNA.
CCGCGCGTCGAGCTGTGGCACTGTATTCAGCGTGAGTAGTACCAACGACAAGCCTGCGGACGACCGAGTCCGCGACTCGAAGATCCGCGAGATCTCGGTGCGCGAGGGCGAGCACATCAGCGTCGACGACCTTCCCGCGCCGCTCGGTCTGGGGGACCAGCTCATCCGGTTCGTGCTCGTCGGCGGTGTCTCGGCGGTCGTCGACTTCGGTATCTACCAGTTGCTCATGCATCTGTTCGGGGTGTCGTATCCGGTGGCCAAGGCGATATCCTTCGTTTTCGGCACACTCACCGCCTACGCCCTCAACAGGCGGTACACATTCCGCGCCGAACCCTCGTGGCGCAAGTTCGCGATCACCATGTCGGTGTACGGGATCATGTTCATCGTGCAGTGGGGCCTGGCCACGCTCGTCACCAAGGTGCTCCTCGACCAGGATTTGTCCTTGTGGCTCGCCACGTCCATCGGCTTCGTCATCGGCCAGGGCGTCGCGACGATCACGAACTTTATCGTGCAGCGCGCGTTCATCTTCCGTAGCTAGATCGGCGCTGCGTAGTAGCCTGTTCGTGCACGTAGACCATGAGCTTCGCGTGCCGCGGTGCCACTTTTAGGCCCCCGTGGCGTGGCACGGGCGGGCGCGGAACGAGGAGTAACGACTCAAGGTGCAGGACACACAGTCGCAGAACGAGACCGGCACGGCGGAAGGCGCCGAGCGTGGCCCCCGAGACGTGCTCATCCAGCGCACGTTCTTCGCCGGCACCCGCTCCTGGGTCAACGACCAGCTCTACACCCGCGAACACGCCGGCCGCGTCCGCCGCACCCGAGACACTCTGCACCTGGGCGCCGGCGCGCGCGTCGACACGAACACCTACTTCGGCCGTTTCGAGGCGAGCTACTGGCAGCGCTGGACCGAGCTCGATTCCGTTCGCGTCGAGGTCGCCATCGAGACCGAATCCGGCGGCGAGGTCGACGTTCTCGTGCGCGCCTCCGACATCGGCTCCCACGTCCGCACCGTCGACTTCACCCGTCACCTCGGCCCGGGCACCGCTTCGCTCACCGTTCCCGTCCCCTCGTTCTATGACGGCGGAGGCATGTGGCTCGACCTGCGCGCCTTCGACCACGACGCACGGATCACGAGCATTCGCTGGTACGCCACCACCACCCGGCCCCGCCGCCAGACCGCGATCGCCATCTGCACCTTCAACCGTGCCGACGATTGCGCCGCCACGGTCGCCGCGCTCGCCGAGGACCCAGAGGTCGTGGACCTCGTCGGCACCGTCTACCTCACCGATCAGGGCACCGATCTCGTCGAGACACGGGAGAATTTCCACCAGGCGAAAACCATCTTCGGCGACAAGCTGCGCTACATCCGCCAGGCCAACCTCGGAGGCGCGGGCGGATTCTCGCGCGGCCTGTTCGAGGCCACCAGCGCCGATTCCCTCGCCCGTGGCCCCGTCGACACGCTGCTCATGGACGACGACGTTCGCGTCGAGCCCGAATCCGTCCTTCGCCTGTTCGCCTTTGCCCAGCTCACCCGCTCGCCGATCCTCGTCGGCGCGCAGATGCTCTACCTGTTCAATCCGGACTACCTCCTCGTCTCCGGCGAGCGTTCGGACCTGTCGCAGCTCAAGGCGGGCCTCGATTCGGATGAGTGGGCGGTCCGTGACGAATCGGTCATCGACAACATCCAGGAGCGCCGCATCGATGCGGAGTACAACGCCTGGTGGTCGTGCCTCGTGCCCAGCGAGGTCACTGGCGATATCGGCCTGCCCATGCCGTATTTCTTCCAGTGGGACGACATCGAGTACGGCATCCGCGCGCGCCAGGCCGGGTATCCGACAGCGACACTCCAGGGTGCCGCGGTATGGCATGCGGACTTCTACTGGAAGGACGCCGACGACTTCGGCCAGTTCTTCTACCAGCGCAATTCGCTCATCACCGCGACGATCCGTCGCGGCATCACCCGCAAGCAGGCCATCGCCCGCCTGCGTCGCACCATCGGCCAAACCATCGCGTCGATGAGCTACGGCCTCGCCATCACGCGGATCCGCGGCATCGAGGCGTTCCTCGAAGGGCCAAGCACGCTGGATGACGGCGGGCAGCGCGCCCTCCAAGCCGTCCGCGCCGAGCGCGAGAATTATCCCGAAACCAAGAAGTTGCCGGTCGACGCCATGCCTGCCGGGGTCACCGTCGCCCGCCGTGAGGGCACTCCCGAGGACAGCGCGGAAGACAAGATCCTCGGTAAGCGGGCGGTGCAGGCGCTGCTCGGGCGCAAGCGCCCGGGGCCGGTGTCGATCCCGTTCGAGGACGCCAAATGGTGGCATGTCTCGCTGTTCGCGGACGCCTACGTCACCGACGCCTCCCAGACCGGCGTGCGACACCGCACCTTCGACAAGCAGCGTGCGATCGCGATCACCAAGGAACTCGAGGCGGTGCTGCGCCGCCTGAATTCGGAATTCGACGAGGTTGCCGACAGCTGGCGCGCCGCGCAGCCCGAACTTGCCGGACGCGAGAATTGGGAGCGCCTCTACAACAGCTGAGCGCCGTAGGAGTTCAGCTCGGCCAGGGCGCCAGGAAAGGGCGAAGGATGGGTACGAACCAGAGATCCGAGATCGAGATGAGCGCGCCGGAGATCGACGAGTTCGTCGGCTCCCAGCGCACCGCCACACTCGCCACCCTAGGCCCCGGCGGCCAGCCGCACCTGGTCGCCATGTGGTTCGGCTACCTCGACGGATACCTGTGGTTCGAAACGAAATCGAAGTCGCAGAAGGCCGTCAATATGCGCCGCGATCCGCGCGTCAGCGTGCTCATCGAGGATGGGCTCACCTACGACACCCTGCGCGGCGTCGCCTTCGAGGGGCGCGCGGAAATCACCACCGACGCCGGCGCGCTCCAGCGGCTCGGCGTCAACATCTGGGAGCGCTACTACGGCGAGTACACCGCCGAAGCGGAACCCATGGTCGCCGCGATGCTCCACAAACGCATAGCCGTGCGGGTTGACGTCGAGCGGGCGCGTTCGTGGGACCACCGCAAGCTCGGCCTGCCGCCGATGGAACCCGGCGGCAGCACCGCAGTCGGATAGCCGCGGGTAGGGCCTTACTTCCTGCGCGGGGTGATCGTGCCGTAGTCGATACCGCCGTGGCAGTACGTGGGCACGACCGGCCAGAAACGCTTCCACGGTGCGAGTTCGGTGGAGGGGAGGATCTGCAGCCAGCGCGGGTCATCCTTGCACGGGTCCGCCATGGTCTTTTCCTTGATCATCGAGTCGTACTGATCGAGCGAGTCCTCGAGCGTGTTGGCGTTGGGGCAGATCTCGCGGCCGTAGTCCTCGTGGTACTTGCGAACCCCGGGGATCTTCGAGAGCTCGGGCTGCCAATTGTCCAGGGAAATGCCGTTTTCGGAGGAGACCCACACCCCGTCCTCGGTGTTGATCACGAGAGAGTGATTGCCGTCGGTGTGGCCCGGGGTCCACAGCAGAGCGATGCCGGGGCCGAGTTCGATATCACCATCGAACAGCGCGAACTTGGACATGTCGACGCCTTCGAGGCTGCCCTCGACGTACCATGCCCACTGCATGGGGTGCAGCGACTGGAGGGTGGCCAGCTCCTTGCGGTGCACGAGCATCTTCGCGTTGCCGAACAGCGCCTCGCGTGGTTCGCTCTCGCCCTCGATCGGCGTGGATGAGCCGAGGATCATCCGCGGATCCTGCACGTGAAGGTGGTCAAATGTACAGAAATCGACGTCGTCGGGAGTCAGGCCGACCTTCGACAGCGCCTCGTCGGGCTCGTAGTAGTACTTGAGCACGAAGTTCTCTATAAGCTTTCCGCCGGGGATCCTGTCGATCATCTTTTGCAAGTTGTCGTAGAACGGCGCCTCGGCGGACCCCTCGGGCATCGTCGGCTCGAAGATGAGGGTGCGCGGTTCACCGTTCCAATCCTCGTACTGGACGACGACCATGCGGTTGATCATCGTGATGAGCGGAATGTACGGCGGACGCACGGCATCGTTGAAGGCGTAATTCACCGGGTACGGGGCGCCGGCGACGTCCACCGACTTCACCGCCGTGACGGTGCCCTGTTCCTTGAAACGCTTCTTGTACTTCTCCGCGGCGTCGCGCACAGCCGTCAGTCGATCGCCGCGCGGCCAGATGTCGTGGACCCCGTCGAATTCGGGAATGGTGCGGGCGCCGATAGCCTCGAGCGTTCCGTCGGCGCTCGTGGTGGTGGTCGCATTGGTGGCGGTCGTGGCGTGTTCAGTTGCTTGGGGCACGTGGTGACTCCTTCGTGGGCAGGACGTTATTTACCTCAACCATGCTCCCGGGATAGCCGAAAAACTTGTTCGGTGACGACAAGTTCATGTGGCGATCCCGCGGAGACGGCTTCGTTCTTACCCTGGGCCGATGCTGGTTCCCGCACCCGTGACGCCGCCGCGCAGCTCTCGCGGGGAGATGCCGTACCAGCGACGAACGGCATGGCTGAGCGCAGACTGCTCGCGGAAGCCGACGAGCGAGGCGACCTGACCGAGCGGAAGGTCGGTGGTCGTGAGGTAGCGGTAGGCGGTGTCTCTGCGCACCTCATCGAGGATGACGGCGTAGCTTGTGTCCTCCCCGGCGAGCTGGCGCTGCAGGGTTCTCGGGTGTTGCGCGAGGAGCGAGGCAACCGTGGACAGGGCGGGAGCACCCGCGTGGAGATGTTCGGCGATCGCCAGGCGGGTGCGGTGGGCAGCCGAGTGGTTCGGGTTTGAGTAGCGCGCGGAAAGGTAGTCGACCGCGGCGCTGCGGACGGAGTCGTCGGCGGTGGCAAAGGAGGTCTCGAGTACCCGGCGATCGACGCGCAGCGCAGCCGTCGGCCGGTTGAATTTGACGTCGGTGCCGAAGAACTCGGTGTAGCGGGAGACCGGAGCCATCGGTGAATGCGGGATCTCCACGGAGTGGAAGCCGGGCGCGCCCGCGAGCAACGACTCCCCGACGTGGAAGAAAACGCCGAGGCCGAGCTCGATGGCCTGTGGGGAGTACGGCGACTGCAGAACGTCCTTGCGATAGGTCAGCGCGACGACACCGCGCTGGTGCCACGGGTCCGGAGAGATCTCGACCGCGAGCACCGGGCTGTGGACGAACATGAACTCCGCCGCGTGGCGAAGCGCTTCGGCGCCGTTGGACGATGCGGCGACGGCGACGGCGATGGGGCCGAGGATGTCCAGATCCTGGTGTTCGGCGAGCCGCAGCCCGAGGTCCGGGCACTCGAGCTCTGCCGCAGCCGCATCGAGCATGAGGTCGTGTGCGGTGATGGACACGAGCCCGTCGTCGCGATCCAGCGCACCCCGGGGGATGCCGAAGCGATCGAGAAACGAACCCGGGTCCCCGCCGAGAGCGGTGATGAGTGGAGCGAACCCGCGCAGGCTGGCGGAGCGAATCAGGGGTTCCAAGGCGACGACCGTTCTCGCGGCATTTCTGACAACTGCTGCCAACGATTTTACCGGCGCCGCGACAGGGTGGCGGACAGGAAAGAGGAATGTAGCGGTCCCACGACGGTCCCCGGGCGGGTGATGATCAGGGTATGGGTAACGAGTATCCGCGGGGTCCGGTGCTGGGCACGGAGCTCCGACGTCATTTCTCCAGGTCCACGGTCGATAAGTACTACCGGCAGATATGGCCGGGCATGCACCTGCGCCGCGATGTGCGGCCGACCTTCGCCGTGCGCACGCGGGCGCTCGCGGTGCAGTATCCGGGGGCGGTGCTCGTCGGCTGGTCGGCGGCGTTGTTGTGGCGGCATCCGTGGATACCCGCCGGCGTGGTGCCGCACGCCGCTTCGGCGATGGCGCGGCGCTCGCTTCCTGGGCGCAGACATACGCGCCTGGTGCCCGCGGACTCGCGCATCCGTGAGGAGGGCGGGATGCGGATCGCCGATCCGGTGGCGACGGCCGCGGAGCTGTGCCGGACGGAGTCGTTCGTGGAGTCGATCATCGCGCTGGACGGT
It encodes the following:
- a CDS encoding GtrA family protein, whose product is MSSTNDKPADDRVRDSKIREISVREGEHISVDDLPAPLGLGDQLIRFVLVGGVSAVVDFGIYQLLMHLFGVSYPVAKAISFVFGTLTAYALNRRYTFRAEPSWRKFAITMSVYGIMFIVQWGLATLVTKVLLDQDLSLWLATSIGFVIGQGVATITNFIVQRAFIFRS
- a CDS encoding glycosyltransferase: MQDTQSQNETGTAEGAERGPRDVLIQRTFFAGTRSWVNDQLYTREHAGRVRRTRDTLHLGAGARVDTNTYFGRFEASYWQRWTELDSVRVEVAIETESGGEVDVLVRASDIGSHVRTVDFTRHLGPGTASLTVPVPSFYDGGGMWLDLRAFDHDARITSIRWYATTTRPRRQTAIAICTFNRADDCAATVAALAEDPEVVDLVGTVYLTDQGTDLVETRENFHQAKTIFGDKLRYIRQANLGGAGGFSRGLFEATSADSLARGPVDTLLMDDDVRVEPESVLRLFAFAQLTRSPILVGAQMLYLFNPDYLLVSGERSDLSQLKAGLDSDEWAVRDESVIDNIQERRIDAEYNAWWSCLVPSEVTGDIGLPMPYFFQWDDIEYGIRARQAGYPTATLQGAAVWHADFYWKDADDFGQFFYQRNSLITATIRRGITRKQAIARLRRTIGQTIASMSYGLAITRIRGIEAFLEGPSTLDDGGQRALQAVRAERENYPETKKLPVDAMPAGVTVARREGTPEDSAEDKILGKRAVQALLGRKRPGPVSIPFEDAKWWHVSLFADAYVTDASQTGVRHRTFDKQRAIAITKELEAVLRRLNSEFDEVADSWRAAQPELAGRENWERLYNS
- a CDS encoding pyridoxamine 5'-phosphate oxidase family protein; this encodes MGTNQRSEIEMSAPEIDEFVGSQRTATLATLGPGGQPHLVAMWFGYLDGYLWFETKSKSQKAVNMRRDPRVSVLIEDGLTYDTLRGVAFEGRAEITTDAGALQRLGVNIWERYYGEYTAEAEPMVAAMLHKRIAVRVDVERARSWDHRKLGLPPMEPGGSTAVG
- a CDS encoding AraC family transcriptional regulator, which encodes MEPLIRSASLRGFAPLITALGGDPGSFLDRFGIPRGALDRDDGLVSITAHDLMLDAAAAELECPDLGLRLAEHQDLDILGPIAVAVAASSNGAEALRHAAEFMFVHSPVLAVEISPDPWHQRGVVALTYRKDVLQSPYSPQAIELGLGVFFHVGESLLAGAPGFHSVEIPHSPMAPVSRYTEFFGTDVKFNRPTAALRVDRRVLETSFATADDSVRSAAVDYLSARYSNPNHSAAHRTRLAIAEHLHAGAPALSTVASLLAQHPRTLQRQLAGEDTSYAVILDEVRRDTAYRYLTTTDLPLGQVASLVGFREQSALSHAVRRWYGISPRELRGGVTGAGTSIGPG